CCGATCCCGCGTTCTCCTGTTCAGCGAGCCTGAGGATATTGGCGTCCGTGGAAGGTCCGAAGTAATACGTTTCGATTATGTTGATCGGTTTCTGCGGCAGGTAATTGATATGCACGGAGATGAACAGGTCGGCCTTTGCCGTTTTTGCCAGCTCAACGCGTCTGTTCAACGATACGGCAGAGTCATCTTCCCTGGTCATCAGGATACGGTAGTTGCCTTTGGCCTCAAGGTGCTGACGCAGCCTCCGGGCGATGTCGAGCGTAATATCTTTTTCCTTGGTGCCCATCTTCCCGACTGTCCCTGAATCAGAGCCACCATGGCCTGCGTCGATCATGATTGTCTTGATCTTCAGGCCGAACATGCGGCTGAGAGCTACATTGCCGGAACCTGCCACAGAGTTCAGTTCAGCCGGGTTCGGTACTCCTTCCGGGGCCGGCGGGGGCAAGGCCGGGGCCATGTTCATCATCGCTGTCTGCGCGGTCAGTTCTGTGGGCGAGAACGAGATATTCACATGCCGGCCGTTCACCAATACGGCGATAATGCAGAGCAGGGCTGCAATAAGATATTTCTTCCCGAGGTACAGCCGGCGCTTTGTCAGAAGAGAACGGCCCTGTCCGAGCATGACAAGATTATCCTCATACACGCTCCGGAGGATCTCCCGCCGCATCTTGAGTTCCTTTCTTCTGGGGAAAAAAGTGATCATAATACTGTACAACTTTAGCAATTTGTGCGCCAAAACTCAATGTTTTCAGTCATTTTTTCGAATAAGGATCATATTGGCAACCGTATCGGAGATAATTCGGATATAATATCGGCATGCGGGCGGTATTTACCCAATGTTATATTCTGCTCCTTTCTCTCTGGGTCGGCGGCATCTTTCTCTTCACCTTTGTTGTCACGCCGGTGATCTTCAGATCCTATGGCAAGGACATGGCCGGTGAGATCGTGGGAAAGCTCTTTCCGTCCTATTTCCTTTTTTCCGTTGTTGTTTCTGTCCTTTCTCTTGTCTTTTTTCTGATAGCGTTTCAGAACAGGGCTGTTTCCGGTCATACCCTGTCCCTTCTCCTTTTGACAGCGGCTGTAGTGCTGTCGCTGTATGTGAGTGTGAGGCTGCATCCGGAGATCAAAAAGGTCAAGCAGGAGATCGCATCTTTTGAAAAGACCTCTCCTGATGATCAGCTCAGAAAGAAGTTCCGGGCTCTGCATGGACAGAGCGCAATTCTCAATCTCCTCATACTGGCAGACGGCATTGCATTGCTGGTCATCAGTTCCCGTCTCAAGACATAACGGCATGAAGACCTTCCTGCTTTCCCTGCTCCTCATCCTCTGTCTGCTTATCCCGCTTGCGCAGGCGGATGAGCGTATCCTCAGCTTTCAGAGCGATATCACGGTGCATGAGGATGCCCACCTGATCGTGAAAGAGACCATACTTGTGCTCAGTGAAGGGAAGAAGATCAGGCACGGCATATACAGGGATTTTCCTCAACGCTATGAAGAGGCCTCAGGGAAGATAAGGAAGGTAGGGTTCCGTGTGGTCGGGGTGAAGAGGGGCGGAAGGCCTGAATCATATGTTACAAAGGATAATGAGAATGGGATCAGGGTCTACATGGGGGACGATGCAATCACCCTTGCTCCCGGGACCTATGAGTTTGAACTGACCTATGCGACAGACCATCAGCTCGGCTTTTTTGACGATTATGACGAGCTGTACTGGAATGTAACAGGGAATGGGTGGGAGTTCTCTATTGATAAGGCCGCTGCTGAAATACATCTGCCCGGAGATGCAGGACGTCATATCCTCAGGACTGCAGGATATACAGGAGCTCAGGGTTCGAAAGACCAGAACTTCACGAGTGAGCGTGCCGGGGACGGCACGGTCAGATTCAAGACCACCGATACGCTCTCTTATTCTGAAGGCCTTACCGTGGCGGTCGCCTGGCCAAAGGGTTATGTCAGGCAGGAAGGCCCGCCCGAGCTGATAGAGCCTCTTACGGATATGGACAGGTTCATTAACAGCATCAGGCCCGGGAGCCCGACCGGGATGTTTCTTGCCCTTGCCGGACTGCTTCTGCTTGCGGGCTATTACGGGATCGTATGGATGCTCGTCGGCAAGGACCCTGAGTCAGGCACTATAATGGTCCTTTATGAGCCCCCTGCAAAACTTTCTCCTGCGGTGATGAGGTTCATATCGCGGATGGGGTATGACAACAAGGCCTTTACTGCAGCGCTTATCGATCTTGCGGTAAAGGGACTGATCACGATACAGGATGATGACGGGGAATATACGGTCAGAAAGAAGGCAGGTGCGGAAACGGGCCTTTCGCCCGAGGAGAGCAAACTGTACCGCCGTCTCTTCAGTGCAGGCGCAGCACTTAAGCTCGAGCAGAAGAACCATAGCCATATCAGGGCAGCGCTTACCGAGGTTGAGGAATATCTGAAGCTGAAGTGCGAGCGGATCTTTTTTGTTACCAACAGGAACTATTTTGTTATCGGTCTTCTCCTGACAGCGACCTTCCTGCTCGTGAGCGGTATCAGCTCTGCGATCGACAAGGGCGGCCTTCCGGTGTTCCTGTTTATCGGCATCTGGCTTACGGGCTGGAGCGCAGGCGTTATCGTGCTGCTTAAACAGGTAGTTTCCCAATGGAAGATGGTCATTTCGTCCCGGGGCTGGAGCAGATTGGGAAATGTCGGAGCTGCCGTATTCATCACCTGCTTTACCCTGCCT
The sequence above is drawn from the Nitrospirota bacterium genome and encodes:
- a CDS encoding DUF2207 domain-containing protein, encoding MKTFLLSLLLILCLLIPLAQADERILSFQSDITVHEDAHLIVKETILVLSEGKKIRHGIYRDFPQRYEEASGKIRKVGFRVVGVKRGGRPESYVTKDNENGIRVYMGDDAITLAPGTYEFELTYATDHQLGFFDDYDELYWNVTGNGWEFSIDKAAAEIHLPGDAGRHILRTAGYTGAQGSKDQNFTSERAGDGTVRFKTTDTLSYSEGLTVAVAWPKGYVRQEGPPELIEPLTDMDRFINSIRPGSPTGMFLALAGLLLLAGYYGIVWMLVGKDPESGTIMVLYEPPAKLSPAVMRFISRMGYDNKAFTAALIDLAVKGLITIQDDDGEYTVRKKAGAETGLSPEESKLYRRLFSAGAALKLEQKNHSHIRAALTEVEEYLKLKCERIFFVTNRNYFVIGLLLTATFLLVSGISSAIDKGGLPVFLFIGIWLTGWSAGVIVLLKQVVSQWKMVISSRGWSRLGNVGAAVFITCFTLPFLGGEGFGMYILAMSTSYVMPLFLLAAMAVNYIFFNLLKAPTRAGRKMLDEIEGFKRFLAATEQDRLNTMHPADRTPQLFEKFLPYALALDVEQQWAEQFSGVIDKASAAGGTGQYRPVWYSGSSAGSFGAAAFASSLGDSFSHAISSSSTAPGSSSGSGGGGSSGGGGGGGGGGGW
- a CDS encoding DUF4149 domain-containing protein, with amino-acid sequence MRAVFTQCYILLLSLWVGGIFLFTFVVTPVIFRSYGKDMAGEIVGKLFPSYFLFSVVVSVLSLVFFLIAFQNRAVSGHTLSLLLLTAAVVLSLYVSVRLHPEIKKVKQEIASFEKTSPDDQLRKKFRALHGQSAILNLLILADGIALLVISSRLKT
- a CDS encoding N-acetylmuramoyl-L-alanine amidase; translation: MRREILRSVYEDNLVMLGQGRSLLTKRRLYLGKKYLIAALLCIIAVLVNGRHVNISFSPTELTAQTAMMNMAPALPPPAPEGVPNPAELNSVAGSGNVALSRMFGLKIKTIMIDAGHGGSDSGTVGKMGTKEKDITLDIARRLRQHLEAKGNYRILMTREDDSAVSLNRRVELAKTAKADLFISVHINYLPQKPINIIETYYFGPSTDANILRLAEQENAGSEQGLSDFRAIVEKLGKTMKLQESREFAESIQSNMVRYSRKQNSSIQDFGVKRAPFVVLLGLEVPSVLAEVSCMSNREEEKELQQEGHREYIARSLALGIFDYLNKGDLTHEAKR